One genomic segment of Suttonella sp. R2A3 includes these proteins:
- a CDS encoding integrase arm-type DNA-binding domain-containing protein, translating to MAGKLSDRFCKTVAELGKYADGGGLSFRVTKSGKYWQGRYRFDGKAKTASYGVYPQVSLVEARAAHAALKLKLADGIDPMAEKKQAKKEKEIEEKAAFDKFALDWVAVTSETKGWSKKHIKIINGFLNLYILPAFGASDIREIYAPEIVRFAQGLEKQGKHETARKCLRTVTRILTYAVVLGIRESNPAVGLHGVLSKHDAENMRHEITPDGIGRVLLALERAETTLPAVRAFIKLQPMLFTRPSELRTMRWDELNLEEALLQKSADAMKTRREHLVPLPKQALAIIEEMKQHTGHCEYVLANTRTGKPISEGAAHRLKIRNGLHDVITWHGWRHTASTLLNEQGYNADHIEMQLAHVSGGTRAVYNKARYLEPRREMMQEWADYLDGLLAQAKEAEKHS from the coding sequence ATGGCAGGTAAGCTTTCAGATAGATTTTGCAAAACCGTTGCTGAGCTTGGCAAGTATGCCGATGGTGGGGGTTTGTCTTTTCGTGTGACAAAATCGGGCAAGTATTGGCAGGGGCGGTATCGCTTTGATGGAAAGGCTAAAACTGCATCATATGGCGTTTACCCACAAGTTAGCTTAGTAGAAGCTAGGGCAGCGCATGCAGCACTTAAACTTAAGCTGGCCGATGGTATTGACCCGATGGCCGAGAAGAAGCAGGCGAAGAAAGAAAAAGAGATTGAAGAAAAAGCCGCTTTTGATAAATTCGCGCTTGATTGGGTGGCTGTCACCAGTGAAACAAAGGGGTGGAGTAAGAAACATATCAAAATAATAAATGGATTTTTAAATCTCTATATCTTGCCTGCCTTTGGTGCTTCAGATATTCGGGAAATTTATGCGCCTGAGATTGTGAGATTCGCACAAGGACTTGAGAAGCAAGGCAAGCATGAAACAGCGCGTAAATGCCTTAGAACCGTTACTCGCATCTTAACTTATGCGGTAGTGCTTGGCATCAGAGAAAGCAATCCAGCAGTAGGCTTGCATGGTGTGCTATCTAAGCATGATGCTGAAAATATGCGGCATGAGATAACCCCTGATGGAATAGGTCGAGTGTTGCTTGCGCTTGAGCGTGCAGAAACCACACTACCAGCGGTAAGAGCGTTTATTAAGTTGCAGCCTATGTTATTCACTAGGCCATCAGAGCTTCGCACGATGCGCTGGGATGAATTGAACTTAGAAGAAGCGCTGCTGCAGAAATCCGCTGATGCTATGAAAACAAGGCGTGAACATCTTGTGCCATTACCCAAGCAAGCATTAGCGATTATTGAAGAGATGAAGCAGCACACTGGGCATTGTGAATATGTATTAGCTAACACAAGGACTGGGAAGCCCATCAGTGAAGGCGCTGCGCACCGCTTGAAAATCAGGAATGGATTGCACGATGTAATCACGTGGCATGGATGGCGACACACAGCAAGTACTTTGCTTAATGAGCAAGGCTACAATGCTGACCATATCGAGATGCAGTTGGCGCATGTGAGCGGAGGCACACGTGCTGTTTACAATAAAGCACGATACCTTGAGCCAAGGCGCGAGATGATGCAGGAATGGGCTGATTACCTTGATGGATTGTTAGCGCAAGCGAAAGAAGCAGAAAAGCACAGTTAA
- a CDS encoding LemA family protein produces MDALWVKVSFGIIVLIILVFIAIYNSLIRQRNDVNNAFSQIDVQLTRRHDLIPNLVEVAKKYMQHEQETLTSVIAARNHASDVLKNPGETGGLPDIAKLAGAEQLLGKNMGAFYATFENYPDLKADERVAELHEELNSTENRIAFARQHFNDNVTQYNTYSQTFPNNIAAKLFGFKAHQWLEFDDIEYKHQPIKVDFG; encoded by the coding sequence ATGGACGCTTTGTGGGTCAAAGTAAGTTTTGGTATTATAGTATTGATTATATTGGTGTTTATCGCCATTTATAACAGCCTCATTCGTCAACGTAATGATGTCAATAATGCTTTTTCGCAAATCGATGTGCAATTGACGCGTCGTCACGACCTGATCCCTAATTTGGTAGAAGTAGCCAAAAAGTACATGCAACACGAACAGGAAACATTAACCAGTGTCATTGCTGCACGTAACCACGCCTCAGACGTATTAAAAAATCCAGGTGAAACAGGTGGTCTACCGGATATAGCCAAGCTTGCTGGTGCGGAACAACTGCTTGGGAAAAACATGGGCGCGTTTTACGCCACTTTTGAAAATTACCCTGATTTGAAAGCCGATGAACGCGTTGCCGAGTTACATGAAGAGCTAAACTCCACTGAAAACCGTATTGCTTTTGCTCGCCAGCATTTCAACGACAATGTCACCCAATACAACACGTATTCACAAACCTTCCCCAACAATATTGCCGCTAAACTATTTGGTTTCAAAGCGCACCAATGGCTCGAATTTGACGATATTGAATATAAACACCAGCCCATTAAGGTTGATTTTGGATAA